In Dermacentor albipictus isolate Rhodes 1998 colony chromosome 6, USDA_Dalb.pri_finalv2, whole genome shotgun sequence, the following proteins share a genomic window:
- the LOC139060892 gene encoding oocyte zinc finger protein XlCOF6-like, producing MYATVNCTHGPGMHSCTKKQTFTHCTNLSEEVYSQEIDTKEQADEVCGFQELKDVSSNLCGGVAQKLPVNVACGHEVPDTEKCVKQHPGKRWHVCSSCLKMFANNDSLQCHYRTHCRHSHSEFCPKAFLDGTGLTEHGTAQVSAISEMFICTRCSRSFSSKDNFDRHVLEHGVKQTDSCHLCPEEFDDAFALQGHIDGHELAFSVKCSNSHGLKFERDERYGSLSKPRYSCDFCTVEFADEAVLTEHVEIAHSCELHSAAKKPLMNKHRLDVSGAIGAADFVNELPSFYNCTLCPESFKDSSTFTEHVRVAHSCERQSSDKKPSMSERFNITARATDVDDSVDNLSSVRAYDCNLCPESFEDASSLVEHVRNDHPMCPDEEKENACCRECAFVKVVACHTKKPNPVRHACHLCPEELDNSVSLQQHVCTAHGTIAKHSNTKSLGSSKQTNSKKHHSCDQCSKSFRSKGHLTRHLVTHTSKRPFECHLCPATFSQKGILQRHVHRHVGYKRFSCPQCAKRFVVEAEMRIHLRTHTGERPYTCEHCSAAFSARDNLKKHVTTHTGVRPFTCEQCPRSFLRFQDLKRHSRRHTGERPFACTSCPKTFTRGNLLRDHVEAAHNS from the coding sequence ATGTATGCTACAGTGAACTGCACGCATGGCCCGGGAATGCACAGCTGCACTAAGAAACAAACTTTCACTCACTGCACCAACCTCTCTGAGGAAGTGTATAGCCAAGAAATAGACACCAAGGAGCAAGCTGATGAAGTATGTGGATTCCAAGAGCTAAAGGACGTATCATCGAATTTGTGTGGCGGCGTTGCCCAGAAACTGCCAGTAAATGTTGCCTGTGGCCACGAAGTGCCAGACACTGAAAAATGTGTAAAGCAACATCCTGGCAAACGATGGCATGTCTGTAGCTCGTGTTTAAAGATGTTTGCTAACAACGACAGCCTTCAGTGCCATTATCGTACTCACTGCAGACATTCCCACAGCGAATTTTGTCCCAAAGCGTTCCTCGACGGCACAGGCCTCACTGAACACGGCACAGCACAAGTCTCAGCCATTAGTGAAATGTTCATTTGCACCCGATGTTCCAGGAGCTTCTCTAGCAAGGACAATTTTGATCGACATGTTCTGGAACACggagtcaagcagactgacagtTGTCATCTGTGCCCAGAAGAGTTTGATGATGCATTCGCTCTGCAGGGTCACATTGATGGCCATGAGTTAGCCTTCAGTGTGAAATGTTCCAACAGTCATGGCCTGAAATTTGAGCGCGATGAACGCTATGGCAGTCTGTCCAAACCACGCTACAGCTGTGACTTCTGCACTGTAGAGTTCGCCGATGAAGCCGTCCTCACTGAGCACGTAGAGATAGCGCATTCCTGTGAATTGCACAGTGCCGCCAAGAAACCGTTGATGAACAAACATCGTCTCGATGTCTCTGGGGCAATAGGCGCTGCTGATTTCGTAAATGAATTACCGTCCTTTTACAACTGCACCCTCTGCCCTGAGAGCTTCAAGGACTCATCCACCTTCACCGAGCATGTCCGGGTCGCACATTCGTGTGAGCGGCAGAGTTCAGACAAGAAGCCGTCGATGAGCGAGCGTTTCAATATCACTGCCAGGGCAACGGACGTCGATGACTCCGTAGATAATTTGTCATCCGTGAGAGCCTACGATTGCAATCTTTGCCCCGAAAGCTTCGAGGATGCATCAAGCCTTGTGGAGCACGTCCGAAATGACCACCCTATGTGCCCCGATGAAGAAAAGGAGAATGCATGTTGCCGTGAATGCGCATTTGTGAAGGTGGTGGCTTGCCATACCAAGAAGCCTAACCCCGTTCGCCATGCATGTCACCTCTGTCCAGAAGAGCTTGACAACAGTGTCAGTTTGCAACAGCATGTCTGCACAGCACACGGCACCATTGCAAAGCATTCAAACACGAAGTCCCTTGGTTCAAGCAAACAAACCAACTCAAAGAAGCACCACTCTTGCGATCAGTGTTCTAAAAGCTTTCGCTCAAAAGGCCACCTGACTCGGCACCTGGTCACGCACACGTCGAAGAGGCCGTTTGAGTGTCATCTCTGCCCGGCGACGTTCTCCCAGAAGGGCATCCTGCAGCGCCATGTGCACAGGCACGTCGGCTACAAGCGGTTCAGTTGCCCACAGTGCGCCAAGCGGTTTGTTGTCGAGGCCGAAATGCGGATCCACTTGCGTACGCACACGGGCGAACGGCCGTACACCTGCGAGCATTGCTCGGCCGCATTCTCTGCGCGTGACAACCTGAAGAAGCACGTGACCACTCACACAGGTGTTAGGCCTTTCACCTGCGAGCAGTGTCCCAGGTCATTCCTCAGGTTTCAGGATCTGAAACGTCACTCACGGAGGCATACAGGGGAGCGGCCCTTTGCCTGTACATCGTGCCCAAAGACATTCACACGTGGGAATCTGCTCCGAGACCATGTCGAAGCTGCCCATAATTCTTGA